The genomic stretch AAATGAACCAGGAGGCGGTCGGGGAATACGGACCGGATATTTACATCATCCTTGATGTAAAACCCGAAGTGGGACTTGCGCGCCGGATGAAAGGGAAAGAAAAACTGACGCGGTTTGATAAAGAAAAACTTTCATTCCATGAAAGAGTGCGCAAAGGCTATCTCACGCTTTCCAAACAGATTTCCTCCGCAGTGATTGACACTACCGATCAATATCCCCGTCTTGTGTACGAGGAGGTCCTCTCTGTTCTTAAGCACAGGAAACTAATCTCTCAAAAGCCCGTTTGATATCAAACGGGCTTTTTCTTTGTGGCTTACTTTTATTTGAATTGACTTGCCTTAGAAAACTGCTAATCTGGTTTCAGAAAGGAGATTGTACATATGAAAAAAAAGATTGGGTTTACCTACAACCTGAAAAGCGACTGGCAACATTCTCCAAACGATCCCGTGGATGCTGCCGCAGAACTCGATAAAGAAGCTACAATTAGGCATGTTGAGGAGGCTCTCGGAGATGGTGGCCATGCGGTGAAACGCATCGGTAACGCTTTTTCGCTCTTATCGCAAATCAAAAACCTTGATGTGGATATTGTGCTCAATATCTGCGAAGGCTTGAGGGGGCGTAACCGAGAATCCGAAGTGCCCGTAATTCTGGAAATGTTCGGTATTCCGTTTATCGGCTCTGACGGTCTCACGTTGGGGATTACTCTCGACAAGTTGGCTTCAAAGAAGTTCTTTTTTGCCGAAGGAATTCCGACACCGCGTTATTTTCAAGCAAAGCCGGGAAACAATCTGGAGAACTTAAACACAATCGGTTTTCCGCTTTTTGTAAAAGCCTCACGGGAAGGAACCTCGAAAGGAATTACCAAAGCCTCACTTGTGCGGACTCCAAAGGAGTTGAAAGAGCAAGTTGATATTGTGCACATGCTGTACAAACAACCGGCTCTTGTCGAGGAATTCATCAGTGGAACTGAATTCACCGTGCTGGTAATCGGGAATGAAAATCCCGAACCAATGCCGGTTATACAGTACATGATGAACAACACACTTGAGCTCGGTGACCGTTTTTACACATCAAAAGATGTTGTCGAAAAGTCAGTGGGCTGTATTTGCCCGACAGACATTCCCAAGAGCCTTGAGAAGAAACTGAAAGACGTTTCCGTTGCCGTGTATGAGGCCGTGGACTGCCGCGATTTTGGAAGGGTGGATTTCAGGGTTGATACCGAGGGAAACCCGTATGTCCTTGAAATCAATCCGCTTCCCAACCTGGGTCCGGAAGATGTGTTCGGCACATTTCCACAAGCTGCGGGTTTGACTTATGCCCAGGCGATAAACAAGATTGTGGACGTTGCCTTAAAGCGCTACGGTATGTGATCTCTCACAGATTAAGTCTTTACAATTCAGTACAAAAAGCCTCCGCCTAAAGTGGAGGCTTTTTTCTTGTGTTACTATAAATCCATGATTTTGAAGGCTAAAAAGCTTTTTCCTGAAGCCATTCTTCCGCACTATGTGCACGAAGGGGATGCCGGGTTGGAATTATACGCCTCTCAGGAAACAACCCTTAAACCCGGTGAAAGAACGTCGGTGCCGACGGGTATCGCGCTTGAAATTCCGGACGGTTACGTCGGGCTTGTGTGGGATAAAAGTGGACTTTCCCACAATCATGGTCTCAAAACCCTTGGCGGTGTCATTGATTCGGGATATCGCGGTGAGGTAAAAGTGGGCGTTATCAATCTTTCTTCCGAAAACTATACGTTTGAAAAGGGACACAAGATTGCCCAAATGCTTGTGCAAAAAATTGAACGTTTGGAAGTAACCGAGGCCGACTCCCTTTCCGAATCGGACCGAGGACACAAGGGTTTTGGAAGCACAGGCAAATAACATGAAAGAAAAACTGGAACGGGTTATCAAAGAAATGCTCAAAAAAGTCGGAATCAAAAACCCGGCAAAAGTCACTATTGAGCGTCCCGCCGACTCTTCCCATGGAGATTATTCCACCAATGTCGCCCTTACATACTGCAAGGACTTTTCGCTTTCTCCTCACGACCTTGCCTTAAAGCTTGCTTCCGAACTTGAAAGACACAAACCCGAAGAGGTTGAAAAAATCGAAATTGCCGGCCCCGGGTTTATCAATTTCTTTCTTTCGAAGCAGTTTCTTGCCGACTCGGTAAAGGAGATTCTCAAACAAAAAAATTCATTTGGCCAAAACAAAACGTTAAGTAAAGAGGGGGTAATGGTTGAGTACACCGACCCAAATCCGTTCAAGGAGTTCCACATAGGTCATTTGATGTCCAATACCATCGGTGAATCAATTTCACGGCTTTTGGAATGGAACGGCGCGAAAGTCAGACGTGCAAATTACCAAGGCGATGTGGGCATTCATGTTGCAAAAGCCTTGTGGGGCAAACTCAAAGACCCCGCATCCTCGTGGGGGCAAACCTACGCTCAGGGAGCGAAACAATATGACGAAAACGAGACAGCAAAAAAAGAAATTGCCGAACTCAACAAAAAAATATACGCCCGGAGCGATACGGAAATAAACAAACTCTATGACCAAGGGAAAAGCGAAAGCCTAAAACAATTTGAAAAAATGTATACGCGCCTCGGAACGAGGTTCGATTTCTTTTTTTTCGAAAGCAGTACGGGAGAATTCGGAAAGGGGATTGTCCAGGAGAATACTCCCGGAATATTTGAAAAAAGTGACGGGGCGGTCGTGTTTAAAGGAGAACCGTACGGACTTCATACTCGTGTGTTTTTAAATTCCGACGGGCTCCCCACATATGAAACAAAAGAATTGGGTCTTGCGGAAATAAAATACGAAAAATACGCATACACGAAATCGATTGTAATTACCGGTAATGAGGTGAATGATTACTTCAAAGTACTGCTTAAAGTGCTTGAACTTATTTCACCCGACTTGGCCTCAAAAACCCTTCATATTTCTCACGGAATGCTCCGCCTACCAGAGGGAAAAATGTCATCGCGAACAGGTAATGTCATCACGGCGGAATCTCTGATTGACGAAGTGAGGGAAAAAGTGAAAGAAAAAGTATCCGACAGGGATTTAACGGACGGAGAGAAAGAAATAATTTCCGAACAGGTGGCGGTTGGGGCGATAAAATATTCGATTCTTAAACAGGCGTCGGGAAAAGATATTATTTTTGATTTTGATAAATCGCTTTCCTTTGAGGGTGATTCAGGCCCTTATCTGCAGTACGCGCATACACGGGCAAAATCAATACTTGTCAAAGCACGGGAAGAGGGAATCAAAGAAGATGCGAGGAAGGGGAATCCAGGCAGTCTTGAGAGATTACTCGTTCACTTCTCCGAAGTGGTTGAGCATGCCGGCAAAGAGCACGAACCGCATTATGTTGTCACGTATCTTACGGAACTTGCGGGCGCTTTTAACAGTTTTTATGCCAAAGAAAAAATTGTCGATTCCAAAGACCTCGCATCAGCCTATAAAGTGGCTCTTACTTCTGCGGTTGCGGCAGTTCTTAAAAACGGCTTAACCTTGCTCGGAATTCCAGCACCCGACAAGATGTAAGGTCGCTCCTGGTCTTTTTTCAGAGCACGGATATTTTCCTGCTAGAAAATTCCTCGAGCTCCCACCAGTCGCGGTCGCTAGTCTCTGAAAAAAGACCACTTGCTTTAAACTTGGAGAAAAAAACCTGAAGGTGGCACAAAATAGACATTGACACACTTAGTATTTAGGTATATTTTTGCATTCAAATAGTTCTTTGATTTTTAACTCTGCAACGCGTTCCCTAGAACATGTTGCCAACGAAAGGAGACATGTCATGAGTGCTATTATGACAAGTCGACAGGCCGCCGAGTTGGATTATGCTTTTGAGCGGAACAGATGGACGTCTGAAGATGTGAAGAAACTAAGTCAAGGTAACATACTTATTCAAGTACTTTCTGTTATCAAGGGGTATGCCGAAGTTCGAATACTGAAACATGTAATTGATTGTAAAAATTATTGTTATACCCCTCACGATGGGTGCAGAGTTCAGAAGTTCCGGAAGGGCGGACTATTCCAATGGGATCCTAAGAAGGTTGAACTTCAGGTCTTCTCCAATGGGAAGTCTGATAGGTATATCGCAAGAAATGAAATCCAAGAAGAGATTGAGAGTAAACCCGTTCTGAACGCAAATGTTCTAGCTTATTTGTTGCTTTACCCTAAACTCATTCCTGATGAGTGGAGAGGTAAGAATGTCCATTTTCCAGGAACGATTTATTATATCAATGGGTTGAGTGATGTAATGCTTTATTTGTGTGAAGTTAAAGGCAGGTGGGCTTGGCTATATACAGAAATCAAGTCTTGTTTCTGGTCTGAAGAAAGTGTCTATGCCGTTATGAAAAAGTAGTCTTCAGTACTACCGAAATAAAACCCTCATTGGTCTGACCAGACCAATGAGGGTTTTTCTTTGCTTACCCTCCTCGGGCTCCGCAAGATTTTTGAAAAGTAAATTCTCGCTTAAAGTGCAAAAGGGGAAATAAACCTAAATATAGGGCCAGAATTGTTTTTGACAAACAGTAAATAATTTGGTACAATTATAGTCGAAGTTTTTTTGATACAGAATAAACAAATCATAAGCGTTTCTATCAGAAACGCTTAAACCCAACTAACAGTTGGAAAGGAGAGTGTGTCATGAAGTATTCAAATCTGGACTTAGGCACAATCGAGGCAGTAATCAACAAACTTGGAGGAATAGAAGGTGTCAAACAGTTTCTTTCTGGTGAATTAACAGTTTCTAAACCAGATTCTAACTGGAGAGAAAAGGATGATTTTATTTTCTTCTCAACCCTTACTCTCCACGAT from bacterium encodes the following:
- a CDS encoding ATP-grasp domain-containing protein, with translation MKKKIGFTYNLKSDWQHSPNDPVDAAAELDKEATIRHVEEALGDGGHAVKRIGNAFSLLSQIKNLDVDIVLNICEGLRGRNRESEVPVILEMFGIPFIGSDGLTLGITLDKLASKKFFFAEGIPTPRYFQAKPGNNLENLNTIGFPLFVKASREGTSKGITKASLVRTPKELKEQVDIVHMLYKQPALVEEFISGTEFTVLVIGNENPEPMPVIQYMMNNTLELGDRFYTSKDVVEKSVGCICPTDIPKSLEKKLKDVSVAVYEAVDCRDFGRVDFRVDTEGNPYVLEINPLPNLGPEDVFGTFPQAAGLTYAQAINKIVDVALKRYGM
- the dut gene encoding dUTP diphosphatase, giving the protein MILKAKKLFPEAILPHYVHEGDAGLELYASQETTLKPGERTSVPTGIALEIPDGYVGLVWDKSGLSHNHGLKTLGGVIDSGYRGEVKVGVINLSSENYTFEKGHKIAQMLVQKIERLEVTEADSLSESDRGHKGFGSTGK
- the argS gene encoding arginine--tRNA ligase — protein: MKEKLERVIKEMLKKVGIKNPAKVTIERPADSSHGDYSTNVALTYCKDFSLSPHDLALKLASELERHKPEEVEKIEIAGPGFINFFLSKQFLADSVKEILKQKNSFGQNKTLSKEGVMVEYTDPNPFKEFHIGHLMSNTIGESISRLLEWNGAKVRRANYQGDVGIHVAKALWGKLKDPASSWGQTYAQGAKQYDENETAKKEIAELNKKIYARSDTEINKLYDQGKSESLKQFEKMYTRLGTRFDFFFFESSTGEFGKGIVQENTPGIFEKSDGAVVFKGEPYGLHTRVFLNSDGLPTYETKELGLAEIKYEKYAYTKSIVITGNEVNDYFKVLLKVLELISPDLASKTLHISHGMLRLPEGKMSSRTGNVITAESLIDEVREKVKEKVSDRDLTDGEKEIISEQVAVGAIKYSILKQASGKDIIFDFDKSLSFEGDSGPYLQYAHTRAKSILVKAREEGIKEDARKGNPGSLERLLVHFSEVVEHAGKEHEPHYVVTYLTELAGAFNSFYAKEKIVDSKDLASAYKVALTSAVAAVLKNGLTLLGIPAPDKM